Proteins encoded by one window of Agelaius phoeniceus isolate bAgePho1 chromosome 3, bAgePho1.hap1, whole genome shotgun sequence:
- the FUCA2 gene encoding plasma alpha-L-fucosidase — protein MSAEASASYFNFLKSLKSRGQSSPWSGRAARWSGSDGEEPPGGGRAGGGEKGPRGPPARLPLLSPSLPQPSPAQPGSARPSSAANSGPAAAAMSGPGGRAALALLLLLGLPGLPQARPRYEPTWGSLDARPLPAWFDEAKFGVFIHWGVFSVPSFGSEWFWWYWQKEKREPYVKFMDANYPPGFSYEDFGPLFTAEFFDPNQWADILKASGAKYVVLTSKHHEGFTLWGSKYSWNWNAVDVGPKRDLVAELATSVRNRSDLHFGLYHSLFEWFNPLFLEDATNAFNTSKFPTSKSLPELYEIVTKYQPEIIWSDGDGNAPDTYWNSTGFLAWLYNDSPVRDTVVTNDRWGAGSICAHGGFYTCSDRYNPGRLLPHKWENCMTIDRGSWGYRRDARLRDYLPIEDLVKQLVETVSCGGNLLMNIGPTHDGRIAVVFEERLRQVGSWLEVNGEAIYGTKPWRAQNDTVTPGVWYTFTPKDGKVNAIFLNWPVSGILELGEPQAKPGETQVKLAGYRELLKWVALGEKGMVIALPQLTPQQMPCQWGWTLQLTDVD, from the exons ATGTCGGCCGAGGCATCAGCCAGTTACTTCAATTTCTTAAAATCCTTAAAATCCagggggcagagcagcccctggagtGGTCGAGCAGCCAGATGGAGCGGCTCCGATGGGGAAGAGCccccgggcggcgggcgggccgggggagGAGAGAAGGGGCCGCGGGGCCCGCCTGCCCGTCTCCCGcttctttccccttctcttccccagcccagcccagcccagcccggctcggcccggccgAGCAGCGCCGCGAactccggccccgccgccgccgccatgtCGGGCCCGGGCGGGCGCGCCGCgctggcgctgctgctgctgctggggctgcccggGCTGCCGCAGGCCCGGCCCCGCTATGAGCCCACCTGGGGCTCGCTGGACGCCCGGCCGCTGCCCGCCTGGTTTGACGAGGCGAAGTTCGGCGTCTTCATCCACTGGGGCGTGTTCTCGGTACCCAGCTTCGGCAGCGAGTGGTTCTG GTGGTACTggcagaaggaaaagagagagccCTATGTGAAATTTATGGATGCAAATTACCCACCTGGCTTCAGCTATGAAGATTTTGGTCCTCTGTTTACAGCAGAATTCTTTGATCCCAACCAGTGGGCAGATATTCTGAAGGCTTCAGGTGCAAAATATGTTGTCTTAACTTCAAAACATCATGAGG gCTTTACTTTGTGGGGGTCCAAATATTCTTGGAACTGGAATGCTGTTGATGTGGGACCAAAGCGAGATCTTGTTGCTGAACTAGCAACATCTGTTAGAAACAGGAGTGACTTGCATTTTGGGTTGTACCATTCCCTGTTTGAATGGTTCAATCCTCTCTTCCTTGAGGATGCCACCAATGCCTTTAACACAAGCAAGTTTCCCACCAGCAAATCATTACCAGAACTCTATGAAATTGTGACCAAGTACCAGCCAGAAATAATTTGGTCTGATGGGGATGGAAATGCTCCAGATACTTACTGGAACAGCACTGGTTTCTTGGCTTGGCTATATAATGACAG CCCGGTCCGGGACACAGTGGTGACCAATGACCGCTGGGGAGCGGGCAGCATCTGTGCCCATGGTGGCTTCTACACGTGCAGCGACCGCTACAACCCCGGGCGCCTCCTGCCCCACAAGTGGGAGAACTGCATGACCATCGACCGCGGCTCCTGGGGCTACCGCCGGGACGCGCGGCTCCGGGACTACCTCCCCATCGAGGACTTGGTCAAG CAACTTGTAGAAACAGTGTCTTGTGGAGGAAACCTCCTGATGAATATTGGGCCCACCCACGACGGTCGCATCGCTGTTGTGTTTGAGGAGCGCCTGAGGCAGGTGGGCTCTTGGCTGGAGGTCAATGGAGAGGCCATCTATGGAACAAAACCATGGAGAGCACAGAACGACACTGTCACACCTGGAGTCTG GTACACTTTCACCCCTAAAGACGGGAAAGTCAACGCTATCTTCCTTAACTGGCCAGTCTCTGGGATTCTGGAACTTGGTGAGCCACAGGCTAAGCCTGGAGAAACACAG GTGAAGCTGGCTGGATACAGGGAACTGCTGAAATGGGTTGCTCTGGGAGAAAAGGGAATGGTTATTGCTCTACCTCAATTGACTCCTCAGCAAATGCCATGTCAGTGGGGCTGGACCCTACAACTGACTGATGTAGACTGA